A genomic segment from Nicotiana sylvestris chromosome 1, ASM39365v2, whole genome shotgun sequence encodes:
- the LOC104217703 gene encoding uncharacterized protein has product MSNKSPIFPFVEPQHFSDYGFDPQIDYFQILEEARKHKIRETARSSIDTVHFKLQKPISKDESSKKIKKNSSRKKWWKNALLFFKRTTNSKNEKISGDGDLDVDGEVHRQCATFRGSLSGPVYITESRSGSNTPCRTTSRPSSGPLAGTLTPNRKGDLEIPYIKLREFNMDQQQHRISTTSAMPIYLVT; this is encoded by the exons atgtCAAACAAATCCCCCATTTTCCCCTTTGTTGAACCTCAACACTTCAGTGACTATGGCTTCGACCCTCAAATCGATTATTTTCAG ATTTTAGAAGAAGCAAGAAAGCACAAGATTAGAGAAACGGCAAGATCTTCTATAGATACAGTTCATTTCAAGCTACAAAAACCAATTTCAAAAGACGAATCTTCAAAAAAGATCAAGAAGAACAGTAGCCgcaaaaaatggtggaaaaatgctCTGCTCTTTTTCAAGAGGACTACTAattccaaaaatgaaaaaatctcCGGCGACGGTGATCTTGACGTCGACGGCGAAGTTCACCGCCAGTGTGCTACTTTCCGGGGATCATTATCTGGGCCGGTTTATATTACTGAGAGCAGAAGTGGGTCGAATACGCCTTGCCGTACAACGAGCCGGCCTTCGTCCGGTCCACTCGCCGGAACTTTAACTCCTAACCGGAAAGGTGATTTAGAGATCCCCTACATTAAACTCAGGGAATTTAACATGGACCAGCAGCAGCATAGGATCTCCACAACTTCAGCTATGCCCATATATTTGGTCACGTGA
- the LOC138869392 gene encoding uncharacterized protein, which produces MVKSWIINSVSREIATSVMCLKTAKEVWKDINERFGQSNGSKYLQIQRKISTIVQGSPDIANYFTKLRTLWDELNSSYVGPTYESQREAPHTPSFSGDSASFLASPTSFNNNNMNFTQKVNFDSKRNANSVSCKYCKKTGHIVDKCYRLYGFPVDFRFTKNKKLASCVQTEVPYVPSSCFSAASSDSSIHCFTKEQYQHLLSMFQHVQLSSGMSPGASSTEDSTFAHFAGLFSAYAADYPTSHAYASTHLGMQPWILDSGATNYMTPYKHLLQNLTPLPKHFLVTLPNGYKGPSLKRPLVIGKAAGRLYYLHPGANLFPSSLTASIVQPSSISDNAFELDSSTEATNFFGNEGILHQRTIPHTPQQNGVVERKYKHFLEVARALLFQSKLSLKFWGECILTATYLINKMSSPLLLNVSPYEKLHGNPPIYEHLKSFGCLCFATSLKRCSVP; this is translated from the exons ATGGTCAAGTCCTGGATCATAAATTCTGTGTCAAGAGAAATTGCCACAAGTGTAATGTGTCTTAAGACTGCCAAAGAGGTCTGGAAAGATATCAATGAGAGGTTTGGGCAGTCCAACGGGTCAAAGTATCTACAAATTCAGAGAAAGATAAGTACAATTGTGCAAGGTTCTCCGGACATAGCTAACTACTTTACTAAGCTTAGAACACTTTGGGATGAATTGAATTCTTCTTATGTGGGACCTACCT ATGAGAGCCAGAGAGAAGCACCACATACTCCTAGTTTTTCTGGTGATTCAGCATCTTTCCTAGCCTCTCCTACTtccttcaacaacaacaacatgaaCTTCACCCAGAAAGTCAACTTTGACTCTAAAAGGAATGCAAATTCTGTGTCTTGCAAATATTGCAAGAAAACTGGTCATATTGTGGACAAATGCTACAGGCTGTATGGATTTCCTGTTGATTTTAGGTTCACCAAAAACAAGAAATTAGCATCTTGTGTCCAGACTGAAGTTCCATATGTcccttcttcttgtttttctgctGCCTCCTCTGATAGTTCAATTCATTGCTTCACCAAGGAACAATATCAACATCTCCTGAGTATGTTTCAGCACGTTCAACTCTCTAGTGGCATGTCTCCTGGTGCTTCCTCCACAGAAGACTCTACTTTTGCTCACTTTGCAGGTTTGTTTAGTGCTTATGCTGCTGATTATCCTACTTCTCATGCATATGCATCTACACATCTAGGTATGCAACCCTGGATTTTGGATTCAGGAGCCACTAACTATATGACTCCTTACAAACATTTACTTCAAAATCTCACACCTTTACCTAAACACTTCCTTGTTACTTTACCCAATGGTTATAAA GGCCCTTCTTTGAAGAGGCCACTGGTTATTGGTAAGGCTGCTGGGAGATTATACTACCTACATCCAGGTGCTAATCTATTTCCTTCCTCTCTTACTGCTTCTATAGTACAACCTAGTTCAATATCTG ATAATGCCTTTGAATTGGATAGTAGTACTGAAGCCACTAATTTCTTTGGAAATGAGGGTATTCTACATCAAAGAACTATTCCTcacactccacaacaaaatggtgttgtggaGAGAAAATACAAACACTTTTTGGAAGTTGCCAGGGCACTTCTATTTCAGTCTAAGCTTTCTCTCAAGTTTTGGGGTGAATGCATACTTACTGCTACTTATCTTATAAATAAAATGTCTTCACCTCTTCTGCTCAACGTCTCTCCTTATGAAAAATTACATGGGAATCCACCCATTTATGAACACTTAAAATCCTTTGGCTGCCTTTGCTTTGCAACATCACTTAAG AGATGTAGTGTTCCATGA
- the LOC104217704 gene encoding uncharacterized protein, whose amino-acid sequence MAKTYTQAEFDSLMEKVEKVVPSTEYLHTVNDGGRNYTICLLERKCVCGRFQVDELPYPHAWAVLKSKFLMPEEYCSNYYKPNTIVMTYDLPVYPLPDRNDWNIPEHIAEEVVLPPK is encoded by the exons ATGGCAAAAACATACACACAAGCTGAATTTGACAGTCTGATGGAGAAGGTGGAGAAG GTGGTACCATCAACTGAATACTTACATACGGTTAACGATGGTGGGAGGAATTACACAATCTGCCTGTTAGAGAGAAAATGTGTTTGTGGGAGGTTCCAAGTTGATGAATTGCCATACCCACATGCTTGGGCTGTATTGAAGAGCAAGTTTCTAATGCCAGAAGAATATTGCTCTAACTATTACAAACCAAATACAATTGTAATGACATATGATTTGCCAGTGTACCCGCTACCGGACAGAAATGACTGGAATATACCAGAACATATTGCAGAGGAGGTTGTACTACCACCCAAATAG